The genomic interval TTTATACCACGCCTGGGGTCCTGAAAAGCCTTGTGTGTGGCCTGAGTCTGTCTGCCTCCCTTATCTCTTTCATTTCAGGGGCTGCCTAATTTCTAGGTGGATTTGAAGCGCTGTTGTTTTTCAGGTTcatctgcccaccccaccccccaacccttccAGGTCTTGGTCCAGAAGTAATCAGTGAACAAAAAGtgaactcctttttcttttttccctctgtattttcaaaaacaaCCCCCTACTCTGATTCTACTGTATTCATTTGGTCAAGATATCTCCAAATGGTGGCAACCCATATGTCCTGCCTTCTTTTGGTTCGATGTCTAATTATCTTTACAGAAAGCCACCAGCTTTCCTTCCCCTCATCCTCTGCCCCAAGGAGGTCAGACTTGCCTCCACCCACTTGCATACAGTGACTACATATGCCTGGAGGACCCTGGTGGCAACTCCCCTTCCTTGTCCCCACGTCCACTGTGCACCATCCTCCTGCCAACTTAACCAAAGGCAACTGGGTCTTCTGGGGCCGGTGTAAGCTGGTGTCTCCGTGAGGCTTTCTCGGATCCCACCGGTCCACACCACGCCATCTATTTCCAGTGCACTTACTGGGATTTAAGTACATTTTGTACTTAAGTCTTCTCTCTAATTAGAGGACCTTCCATAGTACCATAGAAAGAGTTTACATTCTAGAATTCAAAGTCCAGATTTTAGATTCACTTACTGGCAGTGAGCCTTTGGGCAATTTGCTTCAACTCTCTtagcctgttttctcatttgtaaaacgggGATCTGTGTCGCCCAGTTGTTAGGATAATAAAATgagttggtatttttaaaaaagagctctGTAAACTGTTAAAGGGCTACACACTTACGGATCAGTATTAAGTTGtcctgccctgcccccgcccccttcTCCTTGGTTTCTTGTGAAATTAGAGCTTTGGGGGTGATTAGGGCGGTAACAGACCAATCAGCATAAAGCCAGCCCACCCAAAACCTCCTTGCCTAAAACCAGTTCCTCTGACAACCAGTTTGCCTAAAAGTCAAAGTAGTAATTTTGAAAGAAGGCATTTTTGTACCAATTTTCCTAAGAGGCACTTCCAACAcaatgtcatatttttaaatcactatgTCACAATCTGCAACATTTTGTCAATGGTAAGATTGTTGTGTACGCTTGTGGgtgacattttctattttatctttcattgaGCAGTTTCATGACTTTTTAGCAAGTGTCTGAAGACCCTTTCTTCAAATTGTGTATTTCTAGAACTGAATACTTGTCAAATCTGTAGAATTTCCCACAAGATTTATCGAATGCACCTTCTGGATCACTCCTGTCTCCTTTTTGCTGGGTTTTACTCTGGATCGTGTATACCTGTGTGCACCTAATGAGTTGATTAACCAAATTAGCATGTACCCAATGTTCCTTCCTGTTCTCCAAGATGTTGGCATTTTGACAACAAGCGTGAAGAAGTGAGACAGATGGGGCAGAACTGCATCGAACTCCCTGCATTTTATTTCTCAGGCTATCTCGTGCATCAAGCGACTCTACTTTGTGAAACATAAAATGATACATACAAAGTCATTACGAAATATATTTATTGCAGGAAACAGAACATTTCTCAAGAAAGGCAACTGGCTAAAAAGTCCCGAGAGTGTTCAAAAGTagataaaaatagaagaagacaCACACCAAggatataaaacaatttttagtaGAAATCCCACCTTTAATCAGAatgttcttaaataaaaatttttaaagatccttCAAAGGacactgcaaaaaaaaacaaaattaggacACTCAGATGCCAAAACACTTAAAAGTGGACTGCATTTTATGTGAACTGGTCATTAAGCATAGAGATTCCTTTTGTGAGTTTGTGGCAAATTAGTTTGAAGCCATTGGACCTGGAACCGATTTAGGAGGCAGGCACTTCCCTCCCTGCACATGAAGTTCATGGGCATGGGGAGGACCATGGATCTCAGCGGAGAGGTGTGCCCCTCCTGAACGTGACCTCCAAGAGTAAGGGCGAATTGTCAGCTTTTAACTCTTTATTATAAAGACATATTTACACTGAACAATCTTTACAAACACAGTGGACACAATTAGGGGAAGGGGACGATTTCTTAATGAAAAGCGCCTTAATAACTTTGTATAAATTAGTATAAGAATCATACACAACCACTTTAAATAAGACAGCCCCTCAGCACCTCCACTGCCCTGTGTCTCCAGACTTTCCCAGCCGTCCCTCTCCCGCTCCCCACAGCCCATCCCCGCCCTTCCCCCTGGGCTGGGCAACTGATGCGACAGGAGATGCAGAAAGGAAGAGGCGGAAGAAGGCCCAGCCCCAGTGGGGACATCCGTGGCAGAAGAGGCTTTCTGGACACTGGCCAGCCCCCACTCTGGGCTGAGGGGCGTTTGGGGGGCGGCCGGTGCCCAGCCTGGCTCCCCAGGGTGGCcttaaagcagcagcagcagcagcagcagaggaggggagggggaggggcgggtagGCAAACGTCGGGGTTGTTCTGGGACTCCGGGGGCCCTgactccccctgccccacacgtACACAGGTGGCCATCAGGCTcctgtcttcccttttctccctcccacGAGGCCTTTGAGAAGAAAGCCTGCTGAGATCTACACTTCctcccatctttccttccttccttccccgctcccttccttccttctttgtttccttcttcttctccccactccctgcctcctCAGGGAAAGGCCACTGGGAGAAGAAGGTCCAGTCAACGTGAAGGGAAAGCCATTGAGTCCAATTGGTTAAGGCCACCTCCTGATTCCTGGTAGTCTCGGTGCCTGAGCTGCCCCTGTGAAAAATACCCAGGGTCTGGGAGTGCTGCAAGGAATGGGGGCAGCTGGCCAGTCAGGGAACTTTCCAGGCCGGGCTGGGGAATGGACCAGAAGGGGCAGGCCGGGGAGGAGGGAACAGCTCCGTCCCACCGTGGGGCAGTTCACAGCCggccccctctcccttcctggccacccccagccccaacCCCGGGAAAAGGCACTTAATGGGTTTGGAAGACATCATCAAGAAGGAAGAGGGCATCACCACGTGGGAGTTTGGAGACCTGGGCCCTCATTCTGGCTCTGCAGTGACACTGAGCAGGTCACCATCCCTCTCCGAGCCTCTGTTTTTGCAGGAGTTTGCATAAGGAGGTGGAGCTAAGTGAACTCCAAGGTTCCTTTTGGCTCTGATCGTCTGTGATTCTTGGCAAAACCAACCATCCTGCTTGGCTTTTGCTCCTGGGAGGGTACAGAGCCACCTGAGGCGCGTACCCTCCCCTCCTGAGCTGGAGCTTGAACTAGctggagggggggcggggggcgggagtGAGTGGGAGGGAATTTAGGCGGCACAGTGAGGCGAGAGAAGTGACAAAGTACTTCATGGCCCCTCTCCTTCACCTCTTCCTTAACCGGGCCAAACATGGGGATGAGGAAGAGGCCACAGTAGCtattcctcctcttctccaaTGCTTCACTCCCCCTTCGCCAGATCGCCAAGCCCCCGTTCCCATGCCCCCAAGGCACCCTGTCTGCATCCCAACGACCTGGTCCCTCTCCCTAGAGTCTCTCATGGCTCCGCTCTCTACGCCCCTCTGGAGgccggggtggcgggggggggggggggggtggtggtggagtgcTGATGCGAAAACGTGGAATCTGCTGGAGCCCATTAAAGAAGGGCGGGTTCCACCCAGCCCCCAGGGCATACCTGAGGCAGGAAGGGCCAGAGAAGGGTTAGATGTTAGGGTATTAGACAGAAGAGGTAGAGACTAGagcagggggagggctggggagaggaaggacgGCCTTCCAGTGCAGGGTCGCCCCAGTCAGGAAGGGGGACTGAACGGATCCTTGCTAGGGGCAGGAGCACGCCAGTCCATTCGGGGAGGCTGGTGGGGGAGAAGAGCCGGACCGTCAGCAGCGAGAACAGGGGCCGGATGAGGCGAACGGATGTGAGGGCTCCAGAGAAGCAGGCCGATCTACGGAGGAGTAGAGAGAATCGCAGGGGGCGGACACGTGGTGGCCCCTTCAGTCCTAAAGAGGAAAAATGACCAGAGAGGGGTCATTGACGTGTCCTAGGTCAAAGGAACCGCCTGGGACAGGAGAGGAGACGGCCTTCACCCGCCCTGCCCACAAGCCTGAACCTAAAGCCCCAGGCCTCAGCGGCAGGCTCAGGCCctgctctctccttcccacaTCTCCGGGCGGCTCTCTTCCTGTGCTCTGCTAGCGGCTACCCCCaagcctccctgccttcctccccgcccccggtGAGGATCCACACCACACACCTGCACATATACCCTGGGGCACCTCTCCCCAGCTCATCAAGGCCCCCCAGGACTTCCAGAACACTCCAGCTGGGCCAGCCAGCCCAACCCCAGGCAGCAGAGTGGAGGGGAGCCAGCACCTAGCTCCTGCGGAGTGTCAAGCCCCTCTCCGGCCTTGGTCTCCCGTCTAAACTGAAGGTGCTCTGCAAGCCCCGGTGTTATGCGTGGGGCCGGCACCTGCCTGGTGCAGGTGTCTGGCCAGCGGTAAGCAGCAGGGCCACCCAGCTTCCAGGCTGTTCCTCCCCTGCCCTTTCTGTGCCGCCCACTGACCAGAGGCTCAAGTACCTGCTTCAGAAAGGCATGGGGCCCTTATGGGAGAGGCGCGGCCGCTGGCGGCGGAACTTCCTCCGACCGCCCTGCCAGGGCCCTGCGCCGCTCCTCGGCCCTCTGGGCTGCACCAGGTGGCGGGCGGTGCCTTCCTCCATCCCCTTCCCGCCAGAAGTCTGCAGCAGGGGCCCTGCAGGAAGGAGAAAGCCTGTCATCCCAAAGGCTGATGCAGATGGGCCAGGGCCCCAGAGGAGCGGCAGTCTCTCCATGAGGTGGCGCTCTCAgagcttttgtttttcctcttccaaTCAGTGAACCGATGAACCATTTGCAATGTTTACACTGTCCTGGGGCAAACAGAGCCCACTACTCACATTTGCAAATTATACCCCTGACTTGATGTCCTTTTGACAGTCCTATCATGTTTCTGATGGGCACAAACATGTTCTGTGCTCAGAACACCATCGGGGCGGGGGTTGCAGCTTGGGGTATCATGCCTGTACTCAGGCTGGGGCACAGCAGACAATAACTTCCCACTGCACCCTTGTGAATGATacacttaaaacatttcaaacacaCAATATTTCAGTGAAACCAACTCCCCCCATCACGTGCCTATCACCCAGATTCAACAGTTATCCAGATGGAGTTACATATGCTTTGCttctcctgtttctttctttgcagagatattttaaagcaaatctggAACATGATGTCATTGTACATCCTTTGAAACGCAGGTGACCCACTTTTGAGCACTAGAGCTCTCATACCTCACCCCTGGGCATCTCATCAGTGTTTGGCCATCTTGGGGCTCACTTGCTCCTGTGGCCTCCCTGTGGGTGTGGCTGGGGGATTgtttgcagggggtgggggggaatctcTGACTCTGTGTGCCTTATGCTGGGTTCTAGTCAGCCTGTGACCAGATTCAGAGGCCAATAAATATTGTacaaatgaatgagtaaacaaatgagTGAACGTCACCTGAAGCAGCAAGTGCATCGGGAGGGGGGTGGGCTGCTAGTATTGCCCCCTCATTGCCCTACCTCCTTTCATCCCTAGATCATACCCCCATCCTGTGCCTGATGCAAATTCCTTCCATTCCAATCCCAGCTGGCTCCTTTTCTGCTCTGGGGGgctcttctctacatctgtccaCATCTGGCTTAGAGTAGAAGGCTCCTGGTGCCAGACCAGGCCAATAGAATCCAAGCGGTGCTGGGTGTTCCTGGGTGCGATGAGGGAAAGACACACGATGAGGCCCCAGGGGTACAGCAGGCATGAGAAGAGAGGCACGGTGCCCAGATGGGGAGGGTATCACCTCCAAATGCTGAGACCCAGGCCTGTGAGTGGTGGTGGCAGTCAGGGAGGGAGGGctgttggggggaggggtcccTAAGAGACAGGGGAGGCCCAGAGCCAGGATGAGGAACACGGCTGGTGGGCTCAGACTCTGGCCAGCGAGACGTCTAGACTCTAGGGCTGCAGAGAAGAGCTACCTAAGCTGACCAAGCTCTCAGCCACCTCTCATGGAGGCTGCAGTCCAGCCAGGGCAGGCGAGCTGGCACTCCACAGACAAGCCAGCCGCCAGAGGCAAGCAGAGCAGGGAGATGAGATGGTGCTGGGCAAGAGACAGACCGGCAGAGTGCTTGTGCAATGCCCAGGATGGGGCTGGTCTGCAGAAGTACAGCTTCTGAGGCCAGTGATCATGAATCCcagtctccctctccccacaccatCGGGTTTGCCTCCAGCTATATCCCTGTCTCTCGAAACCTGTTTCCATCCATCCAGGAGTCTCCACCA from Balaenoptera musculus isolate JJ_BM4_2016_0621 chromosome X, mBalMus1.pri.v3, whole genome shotgun sequence carries:
- the APLN gene encoding apelin, coding for MNLRLCVQALLLLWLSLSAVCGGPLLQTSGGKGMEEGTARHLVQPRGPRSGAGPWQGGRRKFRRQRPRLSHKGPMPF